In the genome of Ammospiza nelsoni isolate bAmmNel1 chromosome 28, bAmmNel1.pri, whole genome shotgun sequence, the window AGGGGGACACCGGGATAAAGCGTCATCGGGACTAGGGGGCACCGGGATCATGGGGACACCGGGATAGAGGGGACAGCGAGATTGGGGGACACCGGGATCGGGAAACACCGGGATCGGAGGGCCACCAGAATTGGCAGAACACTGGGATCAGGGGGACATCGGGATCGGAGGGACACCGGGATTGGGGGACCCCGGGATCGGGTGGCTGCCGGTACCGAGCGCTCCCGGCTCTCCCTCAGAAGAGGCGGAGCAGAGCCggctctccctggagctccGCGACTCCTTCGCCTTCCTGGACGGCCCCGAGACGTGGCTGGAGGGCGGCGGCGACACAGAGGCGGCGCCGCGGAGCCCCGGGATCGAGGACGGGACCCCTGGGATCGAGGACGGGACCCCCGGGATCGGGGATGAGTTCCTGGCCGtggaggaggggatggagagcGGGTTCATGAACGTGAGCACCCAGTGGCGTTCCCGGCATttggggatggggtgggatcaatgggattgggatgggatcaaatggataggatgggatgggatgagattaTTGGGATAGGATCAACgggatcagtgggatgggatCGATGGGATCAATGAGGTtaggatgggatccatgggattgggattgatgggatgggattggggtGGGATCAGAGGGATGCGatcaatgggatcaatgggatgaGATGAGATCAATGGGATCAATGGCATaggatcaatgggatcaatgggTTCAATGGGATCGATGGGATCAATAGGATGGGATCAATGCAATAGATGGGTTGGGATCGATGGGATCAATAGGATGGGATCAATGGAATAGATGGGTTGGGATCGATAGGATCAATAGGATGGGATCAATGGAATAGATGGGTTGGGATTGATGGGATCAATaggatcaatgggatcaatgggTTCAATGGGATCGATGGGATCAATAGGATGGGATCAATGGAATAGATGGGTTGGGATTGATGGGATCAATAGGATCAGTGGGATCAATGGCATaggatcaatgggatcaatgggTTCAATGGGATCGATGGGATCAATAGGATGGGATCAATGGAATAGATGGGCTGGGATCGATGGGATCAATAGGATGGGATCAATGGAATAGATGGGttgggatcaatgggatcaatgTGATGGGATGGcatcaatgggatgggatcaataggatcaatgggatcaatgGCATAGATCAATGGGATCAATGGCATaggatcaatgggatcaatgggGATCAATGGGTTGGGATGGCatcgatgggatgggatggacatggggacacagtgAACCCACCCACGTTTCCCGCCCCTGCCTGGGGGTCCCATCCGtgtccccccccaccccacagccaggTGAGCGCTGGGCGGAGCAGCCCGACAGTTACCTGTCCATCGAGGAGTGCACGGAGCAGGACATGTTCTTCCTGGCCCCCGGCACCTCCGAGCCCGACTCCGACCCCGACGAAATCTTCCTGAGCGCCCACGACGAGCTCAGCCCCCTGGGGACCCCCGAGGGACCCCTGAGTcaggggacagccctggagaACCAAAAGATCCTGGAGATCCCAGAGATCCCCGAAGTCCTGGAGATCCCAGAGATGTTAGAGaccccaaaaatcacaaaaatccTGGAGAACCGAGAGATCCCAGAGATCTCAAAAGTTCTGGAGATCCCAGAGATCCCAGAGATGTCAGAGaccccaaaaatcacaaaaatccTGGAGAACCGAGAGATCTCAGAGATCCTGGAGATCCCAGAGATGTCAGAGACCCCAGAAATCACAAAAATCCTGGAGAACCGAGAGATCCCAGAGATCCTGGAGATCCCAGAAATCCCCAAAGTCCTGGAGATCCAGGAGATCCCACAGAACCAAGAGATCCCAgagaccccaaaaatcccaaaagtcCTGGAGATCCCAGAGATTCAAAAGACCCCAAAAATCTCAGAATTTCTGGAGATCCAGGAGATTCCAGGGATCCCAGAGATCCCAAAAATCCTGGAGATCCCAGAGAACCAAGAGATCCCAgagacccccaaaatcccagggatCTTGGCCCAAACGCCCCCAGAACAGGATGGTCCAGGAGTGGGGGAccccccccagcacccccatggggagggggctgcagggggagaccccagccccaggatgggGGTGTGGGGTGAGGGAGGGGGGCTCGGGGGTCCCGCTGGGAATGGGGAGGCGGATGGAGCTGGATCCCAGCCCCTCATCCCAGGGGAGGGGGATCCCCGGGATTTTTGGGGgtctcctccagcccagcccccccaagagccccccgagcccccaACCCTGGGGGCTGTTCCTGGGGGGGTCCCAGATGGGGCCGGTGTCACGCTCGGGACCACCCTGActtccccctctccccctgACCCGGCCCCCAAAATTCTGCAGCTGACCCAGGATGagccccccaaaatcctggggACCCCCAGGCCCTTGGAGCTGATCCAGGATGGGTCCCTGAGACCCCCAAAATTGATCCAGGAtgagccccccaaacccctggagCTGATCCAGGATGAGCCCCCCAGACCCTTGGAGCCCATCTGGGGTGAGCCCCCCAAATCCTGGgacacccccaaatccctggagcCGATGTGGGGTGAGCCCCCCAGACCCCTGAATGTGACCCAGGGTGGTGCCCCCCAATCCTGGGACCCCCATGGACCCCCAAATCTGATCTGGGACGGGTGCCCCAAATCTCTGGAGCCGATCGTGACCGAGCCCCCCAAATCCTgggacacccccaaacccctggaGCCGATCCTGACCGAGCCCCCCAAATCCTGGGACACCCCCAGACCCCTGGAGCCGATCGTGACCGAGCCCCCCAAATCCTGGGACACCCCCAGACCCCTGGAGCCGATCGTGACCGAGCCCCCCAAATCCTGGGATACCCCCAAACCTCTGGAGCCGATCGTGGCCGAGCCCCCCAAATCCTGGGACACCCCGGTACCCCCAAATCCGATCCAGGACAGGCGCCCCAAATCTCTGGGGCCGCTCCTGGCTGAGCCCTCCAAATCCCAGgaccccctgggacccccagatCCGAGCCGGGATGGGCGCCCCAAATCTCTGGGGCCGCTCCCGGACCCCCTGCGCAgctcccgccgccccctccccattttggggGCGCGGGTGATGCTGGCCCG includes:
- the ARHGAP30 gene encoding rho GTPase-activating protein 30, with translation MGVTLRHVGDMGVPLAHACAQASPPSLWFRCGRGEQEAPRARPPLSCRPSGDSAGTPLAWPPHPRPCPPCCPRRCPRVPMSLALKARQRARRKGGSRERLFGCDLQEHLQRSGQDVPQVLRSCTEFVEQHGVVDGIYRLSGVSSNTQRLRTEFEAQRSPDLSRDIYLQDVHCVSSLCKAYCRELPNPLLTYQLYDKFADAVAIQMEEARLVKIKEVLKELPAPHYRTLEFLMRHLLRMAAHSGRTNMHARNLAIVWAPNLLRSRDIEASGFNGTAAFMEVRVQSIVVEFILTHVEQLFGDAPLPGGTLQGHWRDTGGTRDSARRSLLLPGAVPPLHVPAALSQGDGPPQMRPYHTIIELSEHRSKGSLKAKKWRSIFNLGRSGHEAKRKSGKAEEKEKCGKVTLRPAKSMDSLSSGPSGPSGPEAARLLPKLSVKLRPQRQHSSDATPAAPEPPPELDESLEEPLEAAAESSTKSEPTTPKAPRGGPGVGGRSRAEKCAGLHISGPFAVTVPPHITSNLSRLTRGLPCPALEREQSPGSAPEPARDPRPRSEEAEQSRLSLELRDSFAFLDGPETWLEGGGDTEAAPRSPGIEDGTPGIEDGTPGIGDEFLAVEEGMESGFMNPGERWAEQPDSYLSIEECTEQDMFFLAPGTSEPDSDPDEIFLSAHDELSPLGTPEGPLSQGTALENQKILEIPEIPEVLEIPEMLETPKITKILENREIPEISKVLEIPEIPEMSETPKITKILENREISEILEIPEMSETPEITKILENREIPEILEIPEIPKVLEIQEIPQNQEIPETPKIPKVLEIPEIQKTPKISEFLEIQEIPGIPEIPKILEIPENQEIPETPKIPGILAQTPPEQDGPGVGDPPQHPHGEGAAGGDPSPRMGVWGEGGGLGGPAGNGEADGAGSQPLIPGEGDPRDFWGSPPAQPPQEPPEPPTLGAVPGGVPDGAGVTLGTTLTSPSPPDPAPKILQLTQDEPPKILGTPRPLELIQDGSLRPPKLIQDEPPKPLELIQDEPPRPLEPIWGEPPKSWDTPKSLEPMWGEPPRPLNVTQGGAPQSWDPHGPPNLIWDGCPKSLEPIVTEPPKSWDTPKPLEPILTEPPKSWDTPRPLEPIVTEPPKSWDTPRPLEPIVTEPPKSWDTPKPLEPIVAEPPKSWDTPVPPNPIQDRRPKSLGPLLAEPSKSQDPLGPPDPSRDGRPKSLGPLPDPLRSSRRPLPILGARVMLARAVPVVPPKPHFAHALLGPSQIALGTPKLPPGTPPNTPETPPNPLGTPPNPPGTLWQPWGGASAEHGQGPPRAECK